One Vulpes lagopus strain Blue_001 chromosome 18, ASM1834538v1, whole genome shotgun sequence DNA window includes the following coding sequences:
- the PROCR gene encoding endothelial protein C receptor encodes MLTTLLPLLCLLLLPSWAFCSQEASDGPRNLHMVQISYFRDPHQVWHRGNASLGGLTTHVLEGQGSNVTILQLQPLEEPESWARRERRLKTYLDEFNLLVRLVHQERRVNFPLTIRCSLGCELPSEGSPAHVFFEVAVNESSFVSFQPEKALWVAGPQVPSKVVTYTLHQLNSYNRTRYELREFLQDTCVQYVQEHNASKNSKGSQTGRSYTSLVLGVLVGSFIIVGVAVGIFLCTGGRRC; translated from the exons ATGTTGACAACATTGCTGCCACTGCTGTGTCTGCTGCTCCTGCCCAGCTGGGCCTTTTGTAGCCAGGAAGCCTCAGATG GCCCTCGGAACCTCCACATGGTGCAGATCTCCTACTTCCGCGACCCCCATCAAGTGTGGCACCGGGGCAACGCGTCGCTGGGGGGACTAACGACGCACGTGCTGGAGGGCCAGGGCAGCAACGTCACGATCCTCCAGCTGCAGCCCTTGGAGGAGCCCGAGAGCTGGGCGCGCAGAGAGCGCCGCCTGAAGACCTACCTGGACGAGTTCAACCTGCTCGTGCGGCTGGTGCACCAGGAGCGGCGCGTGAACT TTCCTCTGACCATTCGCTGCTCCCTGGGCTGTGAGCTGCCTTCTGAGGGCTCTCCAGCCCACGTCTTCTTTGAAGTGGCTGTGAATGAGAGCTCCTTTGTGAGTTTCCAGCCAGAGAAAGCCTTATGGGTGGCAGGGCCCCAGGTACCCTCCAAAGTGGTCACCTACACTCTGCATCAGCTCAACTCCTACAATCGTACTCGGTACGAACTGCGAGAATTCCTGCAAGACACCTGTGTCCAGTACGTGCAGGAACACAATGCTTCAAAAAACTCAAAAG GGAGCCAAACAGGACGCTCCTACACCTCTCTGGTCCTGGGTGTCCTGGTGGGCAGTTTCATCATCGTTGGTGTGGCTGTAGGCATCTTCCTGTGCACAGGTGGACGGCGGTGTTGA